TTCAATACATTGCCCCGTCAATCCAGTTTATCCTGGGCTATTGGGTATACAAAGAGACCTTTACGGAGCCCCAGCTAGTGACATTCGGAGCTATCTGGATAGCTTTAGCTCTCTACACAGCCGATAAACTCCGACAACACCGATCCAAAATTCAGACTCTTGGCAACCCCTAAGGATCACTCCCAACGCATGGAGATCCGTGCAACCTCGTCACCCTGGCCATTTTCCAGACGGTGTACCGTGATGTTCTGCCCCAGAAGCCCTGCTAAAGACGTGACCGAATCTCCCCGGGCAACCTCCTTCCGAAAGGAAAAGAGTAAGTCTTTGGGCATGCCAACAGGACACCTCTCCCCAGAGAGGCACTCAAGGGCCCATCCCAGATAGACGGTGTTGTTTACATGGCCGTTCAGGTCCAGTTCGGAGTTTCTGGCGACTGTACTCCAGCGCCACCAAGCGACATCAAGGTTTGGAATGCTGGGGATCTCGTCAGGATAGAGCTGCTCGTCCCGAGAGGGGAAGCTCTTAAACACTCTGTTGAGGGAGATTGCTCTTCTTGCGGAGAGATCCAGAAGACACCAGACACTGGTTCCTACAGCGATGAGTTCGTCCTCCACAAAGAAAGCCACATCCCTGTAGGCAAAGATTCTCCGTGGGGCCCTGGGCCAGGTCTGGAGCGTCACAGTCTCGCCATATCGAGGATACCGATCCACCGTAAGCCGAAACTTCGTCAGAACCCACCCCAGATCCCGAGGAAAAAGCTGAGCATAGCCCATGTCAAAGCTCTCGGCGTGGTGGCTGGCCGCATCCTGAAAGAGGTTCATCATGGTGACCGCTGTCGCCTGGCCGCTGGGCCCCACCTCGTAGATACGAAGGCGGAAGGTCTCTGTCCAGCGTTCCATACGTCAGAAGCGAGACACCCGGCGATGGCAGTAAGGAGCCCCGCCGGTTCTGGTATAGTAATGCTGATGAAGAGGTTCGGCCATCCAGAATCGGGAAGGTTCCCGAACCTGGGTTACCGGCTGAAGGCCCAAGTTTTTTAAGGCCTTCAGGAGCTCTTCAACAATCCGTCTTTGCTCCTCATCCATGACGAACACCGCCGACTCGTATTGCTGGCCGATATCCGGCCCTTGTCGGCCTTTCTGGGTGGGATCGTGAATTTCAAAAAAAGCCCGTATCAGAGCTTCGTATGATATTTCTTCAGGGTGGAACCACACCTCAACCGTCTCCAGATGGCCGGTTTGACCGGAGCAGACCTGCTCGTACGTGGGAAAATCCACGATTCCACCACAGTAGCCACAACTGGTCTCCAAAACACCGTCCAGATCTTTAAGGAGATGCTGTACTCCCCAGAAACATCCGCCAGCCAGGAGCGCCCGACAGAGGACGGATCGAGGAATAAATGAGAGGGATAGGGAGTTCACGCAGTGACGGATATTTTTCATTGTCAGCCGCTCTTTTTCAAAAACGTGCCCCAGATGACCATCACACCGAGCGCATCGGATCTCCGTCCGCTTACCATCGGCATCGCTAACCCGACGGACCGCCCCAGGGACTTCGTCGTCAAAGGCAGGCCAACCACAAGGACAGGGAAACTTATGCTCCGAGAGATATAGAGGCAGCAGACACCGCCGACAACGATAGACGCCGGTCTCGAACACGTTACAGTATACACCGACAAAGGGAGGCTCCGTTCCTCCGTGGACAATGACTTCTTTTTCCTCGTCGGTCAGCTCTCGATAGAGCATCGTAAACAGCCTCCTTTCGTATCCTTTATATCCATAATATCATGAGACTTATGTGAACAGTAGCTCCTGTACTCTTTTGAAACGGAGGGCCTCAAGCAATAAGAGGAGACATGACCAGGGTCAAGCCGTTGTTTTTTCGCTCCTGCCCTGCAATTCCTGACAGTGTTCCGTACAGGTACACTCAAGGGCTCCCGAGAAGGAATTGAACGACTCAGACAGAGTATAATGGTACAAATTAGCCCCGGCAGCCATAAAGCTCCTGTACACACTTCCCCGCCAGGGCCTCCAAACTGGAGATCATGCCAGCAGAAGGAAGACTCGAGACAGCGTAGGCCAAGGGCAGCTCTGTACAGGCTCCGATCACGGGCAGATCGGCACTGGACCAAAGTTCCTGAATGACCGGTGCCAGTAGCACTGCGGCGGCCTTCACATCACCGGCCTTCACCAGAGAGATGGACCGGGAGATGGCCTGAACCGCCTCATCTGGCGGAAACCGAAGCTCGTACCCCTGCTCTCGGGCCACAGACTGATACAGACCGCTCTGGACAGTCCCCTCGGTAGCCAAAAGCCACGCTCCCGAGTCATCCGTCTCCATGGCCCGTTCCACCGTGGCCTCCACGATGTGAACCAAGGGGACCTTAAGTTTGTCCCGGAAGCGATCTATGAAGATGTGAGCGGTGTTGCATGGAACGGCCAAAAGTCCGGCACCCCAGCTCACCAAGGTCTCCAACCCATCCCGGAGAAAGGGCTCAGGACTGGGACCAATTCCCAAAACGGCAGCACTCCGATCAGGAATCTGCGGGTTGGAGTACACGTACGTCACAGGATGTTCCTGATCTCGTCCTGCTGGTGCCATGACAGCCAAAAGCCGCAGAAACTCAGCGGAAGCCGCCGGCCCCAAACCGCCTAATACCCCGAGTATCGTCCGGGGAACCGAAAGCTGACTCATCGAACACACCACCTCCACAAATCCGGGGACCCTACTATTTCCCCAAAACAAAGGAGTTTTTATAAAAAACATGCACACCTCTGCCGACCTTATCGCCAACACCCTGCTTCGGTGGTTCAAGACGAATCAGAGAGATCTTCCCTGGCGTCGGGACTACACCCCGTACCAGGTGTGGATCTCCGAGAGCATGCTCCAACAAACCCAGATGGACCGGGTCGTTCCCTACTATCTCCGTTGGATGGAAGAATACCCCACCCTTGAGACATTGGCCCGATCACGAGAGGAGGATGTTCTCCGACTCTGGGAGGGGCTGGGCTATTACTCCAGAGCCAAAAACCTCCGAAAAGCCGCAGAATGGCTCCGTTCCCACGGGTACGACACAGTTCCAGGCGACAGAGACGTGTTGACCGCACTGCCAGGCGTGGGCCCCTATACCGCAGGAGCGATACTGAGTATCGCCTACCAAGAACCGGTGGTGGCTGTCGATGGCAACGTCCGTCGGGTTTTTGCCCGCCTCGGCGACCTAAACCTCCCCACGGACAGAGGCGAGGGAGACAGGAGCATCCGCCGATGGGCCACCGAGTTTCTACACCGACGATCCCCGAGAGCGATCAACCAGGCCGTGATGGAATTCGGAGCCTCTATCTGTACCCCCAAGCCCCGATGCAACAAATGCTTGCTCTCAGATCATTGCCTTTCTCTCCAAAGAGGGACCGTCGCCCAACGTCCTGTGGGCAAGACAAAAAACGTCAGAATCGTCGCCGACGCGGCAGCAGTGGTGATCGTACACAAAGACAAGATCTTTCTTCGTCGTCGTGCCAATCAAGGCCTATGGGCCGGACTTTGGGAATTTCCGTGGACCATGATACAGGACCGTGAAACCCACGCTCAGGCCCTTCAGCGAGAACTCGGGGTTTTATGGCCGTCGATCCGTCTTGAGAAAAAACCCGTGGCGAGCGTACGTCACAGTTTCACCAAGTGGACGGTCACCCTCTCAGGGTACCAGGCCGAGATGGACGTACCGTCTTTGAACGAGATAAACCAACGCTGGGTCACAACTGAGGAATTGAGGCAAACGGCTCTCCCCGCCGGAAGCCGAAAGCTCAGGGAACAACTCTTCCCTATGGGGCCATAAAGGCCAGGGCGTTCTCCGAAAGCACAGCCGATATGACCGATTCGGGTATCCCAGCTTCGGCCAGGCGTTTTTCATAGCGAGGATATGTCAAAATAGGCCAGTCAGACCCATAAAGAATCTTATGCCCGACTCCAACTGCGGCCGCAGCGGCCAGGAACGAACCTCCATAAAGCCAGGGCCACGCCGCCGTATCGTATCGGGCGTTGGCTAAAATACGCCTCATCTCGGGCATAGCTTCATAAAGCCAGAGTCCTCCGCCCCAATGGGCGAAGACAACCTTGGCCTCGGGATGGTTCATGCAAAACTGAGCAGCCTCCTTCGGCCCGACGTCTCCCTTACCGTCGTACTCATGTCCAACAGGCTCGGCTGTGTGGATCACCAGGATCATATTCCGCTCTCCACAGACACCTACGAAACTCTTCGTCTGGCAACGTTCTCCCAAGGCCAGATCCTGCCCCTGGGGAAAGAGTTCGCCCACACCTACAAGGCCAGCATCGTGACATCGGGCGACCTCCGCTTCCATCCCCGGATCCCTCGGTGGAACCACGGCTAAACCCTTGAAGCGATCAGGCCACCTTTTAACAGCCTCTATCACATAGTCGTTACACAGACGACACAGCCCAATATCCTTGAACGCAAAACCAAATATCCAGCTCTGATCCACCCCGTCCCGCTCCATCTGAGCGATCAGTTCTTCCGCTGTTCCCCATTTATGAACTTTGTTATGAGTGAGAAGATCGAAATGAGGCTCTCGTTTCGATATATTCTCCTGATCCTTACGAAGCTCATCAGGATACACGTGAACATGAGTATCCACGATCATGGAATCACCTCCTTCTCAAAAGAAACGAGACTATTATAACCGCACCACCCCACAAGAGACAGAAACTCGCTGTACTTTGCTCAGTTTGGTACGTTCGTTACCCATGCACAACTGATTTCCAATCTATTCGACAAAATACCGAACAGAACTCAGAATCTGACCAACCAGATCATGTAGGGAAAAAGATACCAATATACGCTCTTTTATTGTTCAAGGAGCCTAGTGAGGCATGGAAAGCAGGCTCCCGTACTTGTATAATCTAGTAAAGTAGTAGGAATCCTCATCGACTGCTTTTACCACATAACGTTCTTCATGTTGCGGATGCTGGCAGTAATATACCTGTTTATTGAGGAGTTCTGCCACACGGCTGTGTACTCAAAAGACACATCCAGTGTGGGAATTTAAAAGGGAAAGGTGGGAACAACATGTCGAAACAGCGCGAGAATTGGGGAAGCCGTATCGGTTTTATCCTTGCAGCAGCCGGATTTTCAATTGGTTTGGGGAACATCTGGCGTTTTCCATATCTTGTAGGAACCTACGGAGGTGGTGCATTTCTGCTGATATACGTGGCGATATGCATCCTGATCGGTATACCGCTCTTCATCGCCGAAGTGGGGCTGGGACGCAAGAGCAAACTAACTCCCATCGTCGGAATGAGAAAGCTGGCAGGTGACAAGGGTACCCCTTGGTCGATCATCGGATGGGTAGGTTGCCTTGCCTGCGTCGTCCTGATGTCCTACTACATGGTCATCGTTGGATGGATGTTCGCCTACGCGGTCAAGGCTATATCAGGTGCCTTCGGTGGTATCAGCCCTGAGGGGACCAAGGTCCTGTTCCAGGATTTTATGAAGAACCCGATACAGATGGCAGCGTACACACTCTTCGTCGTCGCAACTCTGGGCATTACCGTTACCCAGGGACTGAGAAACGGCGTGGAGCGGGCCTGTAAGTTTATGCTTCCAATCCTGGGTATCATGCTGGTGGTGCTAGCGATACGCTCGCTTACCATGACTCCTCAGGTAGCAGGCGCTAAGAGCGCCTTGGAGGGACTGAAATGGTACCTCACGCCGGACTTCAGCAAGATTACAGGCCATGCCGTCCTCGCAGCGCTGGGACAGGCGTTCTTTTCCATTGGAATCGGCATTTCGACAGCAATTGTCTATGGTTCCTACCTGAAACCGGACAGTAACATCCCGGTGGACAGCTGCTGGGTCGTCTCCATGGATACTGGATTTGCTATCGTTGCAGGGCTCGTGATCTTTCCTGCTCTCTTCTGCTACGGCATGGATCCGACTTCCAGAGGCTTCGGGTTGGTTTTTGAAACCCTGCCGATCATCTTTGGCAAAATGCCAGGTGGTCATTTCTGGGGCACTCTGTTTTTCTTCCTGGCCGCACTGGCCGGTTTTACCTCGGGCATAGGCTATCTGGAGGCGCCAGCTGCCAGTTTCGCCGAGTACTTCAACATCAGTCGAAAGAAATCGACCTGGACGGTGCTGGCGTTGATGTTCTTGTTGGGTATCCCCTCCATTCTTTCCCTGAGTCCAGAAAGCACCTGGAGCTCCTACAAGATCATGGGCAGGAGCATTTTCGATTTCGCCGACCATCTGTCTGGAGATATTATGATGCCCGTAGATGCCCTGCTGGTCGCTCTCTATCTGACGTTCGTCTGGAAATTCGATAACTACCAAAAGGAGTGTAACATCGGCGCTACCGGATTAATCCGCGTCGCTTCCTGGTGGAAACCCTTGGTGGCATACGTCATTCCGGTGGCCCTGTTAGTTATCCTGTACAGAGGATTGTAGATCCGAAAACATCTCTAGAATTTGGAACTCTCGCCCAATGCAGAGATAGAACAAAAAAGGTCCCAACATGTGAGTTGGGACCTTTCACACTCCCCCTTTACCAAAGGAGGCATCAATTACGTTCAGGAAGAACACGAAGAAACTAAAGGCAGATGCACCGCATCACAACTCATTCCGCCCTTAAGAGAACAGCAGTCGAAGCCCAAAAGTTTCAGAAGGGCCACAGTCTGACCGGCAGTCTGACCGGAATAGCATATCACGATGATCTTCTTGTCTTTCGGAAGTTCGTCCAGAACATCTCCGACGTCGGCCCAAGGGATGTTCACCGCACCTTCGATATGATCCTCGGCGTAGTCCTCCGGCTTTCTGATATCAAGAAGATAGAGAGGAGACTTTTTCTCCCTCTGTTCCTGAAGCTGGGCACAGTCGATAAGGTTATTACACCCCTTCTTAAGATCCAGCCAAAAGGCATCCACAGCGGCTCGTATTTCTTTCATTCGAAAGACCTCCCCCTGCATTTGTTTTTTCTCTCGAGAATCCCCTTCTGCATTGCTCATCTTTTTAAAATCGAATTTACCTTATCAAGATAATAGCACGCAGAAAAAAAAAGTCAAATATAAAGAGTATCTCAAAAAAAGAGGACACCGTCTTGAGACGATGTCCTCTTACTGTATATATGTCCGTATTTTTATTAGGACAACTCCACTCCAGCGCCGACTTCCTCAAGCTGCTTCTTGATGGCCTCGGCTTCTTCCTTGGAGACCCCCTCTTTAACGGGCTTACCCGGATTATCGACAAGCTCCTTGGCTTCCTTCAGGCCAAGTCCGGTGATCTCCCGAACAACCTTGATCACCTTGATCTTCTGGGCTCCAGCTTCCTTAAGAACCACGTTGAACTCGGTCTTCTCTTCCTCACCTCCAGCGGCAGCTCCCCCGGCCACGGGAGCAGCCATCATCATCGCAGGAGCAGCGGCGGAGACACCAAACTTATCCTCAAGCTCCTTGACGAGCTCGGAGAGCTCCAAAACAGACATTTCCTCGATTGCTTTTATGATATCTTCACGGTTCATTACATTCATCCTCCCTAAAAAATATAAATATGTACCCCGGAAAACCACCGAGATATGAACAGGCTATGCTGCGCCCTTTTTCTCCGCTAATTGCGACAAGCACGTTACCAAACCACGACTGGGACCGGAAAGCACCGTGACCAAGCCACGAAGGGGACCGGCCATGGTTCCCACGACCTGAGCAATGAGCTGATCCCTAGAGGGTAGGTCGGCCAGAGCCATAACTTGATCCAAAGACAGAATGTCGGTGCCCATGACCCCACCCTTGATAAGCAAGGCCTTGTTCTCCTTCTTTTTTGCGAACTCCTTAAGGGCTTTCGCTACAGCGGGGCTATCCTGAGGAGCGATAA
This is a stretch of genomic DNA from Dethiosulfovibrio peptidovorans. It encodes these proteins:
- the msrA gene encoding peptide-methionine (S)-S-oxide reductase → MLYRELTDEEKEVIVHGGTEPPFVGVYCNVFETGVYRCRRCLLPLYLSEHKFPCPCGWPAFDDEVPGAVRRVSDADGKRTEIRCARCDGHLGHVFEKERLTMKNIRHCVNSLSLSFIPRSVLCRALLAGGCFWGVQHLLKDLDGVLETSCGYCGGIVDFPTYEQVCSGQTGHLETVEVWFHPEEISYEALIRAFFEIHDPTQKGRQGPDIGQQYESAVFVMDEEQRRIVEELLKALKNLGLQPVTQVREPSRFWMAEPLHQHYYTRTGGAPYCHRRVSRF
- a CDS encoding aspartate racemase, with product MSQLSVPRTILGVLGGLGPAASAEFLRLLAVMAPAGRDQEHPVTYVYSNPQIPDRSAAVLGIGPSPEPFLRDGLETLVSWGAGLLAVPCNTAHIFIDRFRDKLKVPLVHIVEATVERAMETDDSGAWLLATEGTVQSGLYQSVAREQGYELRFPPDEAVQAISRSISLVKAGDVKAAAVLLAPVIQELWSSADLPVIGACTELPLAYAVSSLPSAGMISSLEALAGKCVQELYGCRG
- the mutY gene encoding A/G-specific adenine glycosylase: MHTSADLIANTLLRWFKTNQRDLPWRRDYTPYQVWISESMLQQTQMDRVVPYYLRWMEEYPTLETLARSREEDVLRLWEGLGYYSRAKNLRKAAEWLRSHGYDTVPGDRDVLTALPGVGPYTAGAILSIAYQEPVVAVDGNVRRVFARLGDLNLPTDRGEGDRSIRRWATEFLHRRSPRAINQAVMEFGASICTPKPRCNKCLLSDHCLSLQRGTVAQRPVGKTKNVRIVADAAAVVIVHKDKIFLRRRANQGLWAGLWEFPWTMIQDRETHAQALQRELGVLWPSIRLEKKPVASVRHSFTKWTVTLSGYQAEMDVPSLNEINQRWVTTEELRQTALPAGSRKLREQLFPMGP
- a CDS encoding metal-dependent hydrolase, with product MIVDTHVHVYPDELRKDQENISKREPHFDLLTHNKVHKWGTAEELIAQMERDGVDQSWIFGFAFKDIGLCRLCNDYVIEAVKRWPDRFKGLAVVPPRDPGMEAEVARCHDAGLVGVGELFPQGQDLALGERCQTKSFVGVCGERNMILVIHTAEPVGHEYDGKGDVGPKEAAQFCMNHPEAKVVFAHWGGGLWLYEAMPEMRRILANARYDTAAWPWLYGGSFLAAAAAVGVGHKILYGSDWPILTYPRYEKRLAEAGIPESVISAVLSENALAFMAP
- a CDS encoding sodium-dependent transporter, producing the protein MSKQRENWGSRIGFILAAAGFSIGLGNIWRFPYLVGTYGGGAFLLIYVAICILIGIPLFIAEVGLGRKSKLTPIVGMRKLAGDKGTPWSIIGWVGCLACVVLMSYYMVIVGWMFAYAVKAISGAFGGISPEGTKVLFQDFMKNPIQMAAYTLFVVATLGITVTQGLRNGVERACKFMLPILGIMLVVLAIRSLTMTPQVAGAKSALEGLKWYLTPDFSKITGHAVLAALGQAFFSIGIGISTAIVYGSYLKPDSNIPVDSCWVVSMDTGFAIVAGLVIFPALFCYGMDPTSRGFGLVFETLPIIFGKMPGGHFWGTLFFFLAALAGFTSGIGYLEAPAASFAEYFNISRKKSTWTVLALMFLLGIPSILSLSPESTWSSYKIMGRSIFDFADHLSGDIMMPVDALLVALYLTFVWKFDNYQKECNIGATGLIRVASWWKPLVAYVIPVALLVILYRGL
- a CDS encoding sulfurtransferase is translated as MKEIRAAVDAFWLDLKKGCNNLIDCAQLQEQREKKSPLYLLDIRKPEDYAEDHIEGAVNIPWADVGDVLDELPKDKKIIVICYSGQTAGQTVALLKLLGFDCCSLKGGMSCDAVHLPLVSSCSS
- a CDS encoding 50S ribosomal protein L7/L12, translated to MNREDIIKAIEEMSVLELSELVKELEDKFGVSAAAPAMMMAAPVAGGAAAGGEEEKTEFNVVLKEAGAQKIKVIKVVREITGLGLKEAKELVDNPGKPVKEGVSKEEAEAIKKQLEEVGAGVELS
- a CDS encoding 50S ribosomal protein L10, translated to MPASIKYELVDELKTKLDGAEAVFVCEYRGLTVAQATEIRRLVREAGGEIKVAKNTLVRIAMKDVGMAVSQELTVGPNAYVIAPQDSPAVAKALKEFAKKKENKALLIKGGVMGTDILSLDQVMALADLPSRDQLIAQVVGTMAGPLRGLVTVLSGPSRGLVTCLSQLAEKKGAA